In a single window of the Rhizoctonia solani chromosome 16, complete sequence genome:
- a CDS encoding MIT (microtubule interacting and transport) domain codes for MPLSSCSRQLIQTLAFLSCGILGSTRSSCSVRRSMKKRSNESPPLLEKHEEKDEGTRRMSRRPTLLNALEHANRAVALDTAGSVPEATEAYNRTIELLEGVLRDIGEDDSDSEDSLRIKKIDPAFNISLQQ; via the exons ATGCCGCTCAGTTCCTGCAGCCGACAACTCATCCAGACGCTTGCTTTCCTGAGCTGTGGGATACTTGGGTCCACCCGATCTTCATGTAGCGTACGTCGATCTATGAAGAAAAGGAGTAATGAGAGCCCTCCGTTATTAGAAAAACACGAAGAAAAAGACGAGGGAACTCGAAGGATGAGCCGCCGTCCTACACTCCTTAACGCACTTGAACATGCGAATCGAGCAGTTGCGCTAGACACCGCGGGTTCAGTCCCCGAGGCGACAGAAGCGTACAACCGAACTATTGAACTGCTTGAGGGCGTACTTCGGGATATTGGGGAAGACGATAGTGATAGTGAAGATTCCTTGAGAATAAAGAAGATC GACCCAGCTTTTAATATCAGTTTGCAGCAGTGA
- a CDS encoding superoxide-generating NADPH oxidase heavy chain subunit A has protein sequence MPETWIQREILAPRRLIFNIIWYGAHIGTFAYGWYSQASNKRLAALNALTFSVWTSRGAGLVLALDGGLILLPMLRNIIRIIRPKLSWLMPADENIWFHRQVAYSMAFWAMVHTTAHYVNFINVERSQVRPQSALQIHYTQPGGFTGHVMLFIMVLMYSTAHHKVRKQCFEAFWYTHHLAFFFMLGLFTHATGCFVRDSAQPDYISTFPFYSTEHCLGYLSWRFIIWPAIIYFGERLYREVRARRATTLQKVLVHPSGAMELRIKKPSFKYTSGQWLFLQVPEISKFQWHPFTITSAPEDPYVSVHIRQVGDFTYALGERLGAGPSVVASLTTSAMNALEKRASDAKGKGLDALPEEGRGEFIEVDSSNMTLPLVRIDGPYGAPAEDVFESEVAVLIGAGIGVTPFASILKHIWYRQRRGNLGALKRVEFFWICRDAPSFGWFQSLLQEVEAAQTDPNFLRMNIFLTQKIGEDMLWNIAVNDAGASYDPLTLLRTRTIFGRPDWRSVYGRLRMAIETGQYLPGREAALRTKVGTFFCGPAGLAKTIKQECLAVNTETINFTFAKEHF, from the exons ATGCCTGAGACCTGGATTCAACGAGAGATTCTCGCCCCGCGCCGTCTTATCTTTAACATCATTTGGTATGGCGCCCACATCGGTACTTTTGCCTATGGTTGGTACAGTCAG GCGTCGAACAAGCGACTAGCAGCACTCAACGCTCTCACGTTCTCCGTCTGGACCTCGCGTGGGGCCGGCCTTGTGCTTGCACTCGACGGCGGCCTCATCCTCCTGCCGATGCTACGTAATATCATCCGCATTATTCGGCCCAAGCTCTCGTGGCTGATGCCCGCCGACGAAAATATCTGGTTCCATCGCCAAGTCGCATACTCGATGGCATTTTGGGCAATG GTGCATACGACCGCGCACTATGTTAACTTTATCAATGTCGAGAGATCCC AGGTCCGCCCTCAGTCAGCGTTGCAAATTCACTATACGCAACCAGGAGGTTTCACTGGACATGTCATGTTATTCATCATG GTCTTGATGTATTCTACAGCTCACCACAAGGTTCGCAAGCAATGCTTCGAGGCATTCTGGTACACCCATCACTTGGCATTCTTCTTCATGCTTGGCCTTTTCACTCATGCAACCGGATGCTTTGTACGCGACTCGGCCCAGCCTGACTACATCTCGACTTTCCCCTTCTACTCGACTGAGCACTGCTTGGGTTACCTCTCTTGGCGCTTTATCATTTGGCCCGCGATCATCTATTTTGGTGAACGTCTCTACCGCGAGGTCCGCGCTCGTCGTGCGACTACTCTTCAAAAGGTCCTTGTTCACCCTTCTGGTGCCATGGAGCTACGAATCAAGAAGCCCAGCTTCAAGTACACTTCCGGCCAATGGCTGTTCCTCCAAGTCCCGGAGATCTCCAAGTTCCAATGGCACCCGTTCACCATTACTTCCGCCCCCGAAGACCCATACGTTAGCGTGCACATTCGTCAAGTTGGTGACTTTACATATGCCCTTGGTGAACGACTTGGTGCTGGGCCCAGTGTTGTTGCGTCTCTCACCACTTCGGCCATGAATGCACTTGAGAAACGTGCCTCGGATGCCAAAGGTAAAGGACTCGACGCACTCCCTGAAGAGGGCCGCGGCGAGTTCATAGAGGTCGATTCGTCCAATATGACCCTTCCTCTAGTCCGCATCGATGGACCCTATGGTGCGCCAGCGGAAGACGTATTCGAGTCTGAAGTTGCCGTCTTGATTGGCGCAGGTATTGGTGTGACACCCTTTGCCAGTATTCTCAAGCACATCTGGTACCGCCAACGTCGCGGAAACCTAGGTGCACTCAAGCGTGTCGAGTTCTTCTGGATCTGCCGTGATGCCCCCTCGTTCGGGTGGTTCCAGTCCCTCTTGCAGGAAGTCGAAGCCGCTCAAACCGACCCCAACTTTTTGCGTATGAACATCTTCCTGACACAGAAGATTGGCGAAGACATGCTTTGGAATATTGCTGTCAACGATGCGGGAGCATCTTACGATCCTCTCACTCTCCTTCGCACGCGTACTATTTTCGGACGTCCGGATTGGCGCTCGGTGTACGGCCGGCTCCGGATGGCAATCGAGACGGGGCAATATCTCCCCGGTCGCGAGGCTGCACTTCGTACCAAGGTCGGAACCTTTTTCTGCGGGCCTGCCGGTTTGGCAAAGACGATTAAGCAAGAATGCTTGGCTGTCAACACCGAGACTATCAACTTCACGTTCGCCAAAGAGCATTTCTGA
- a CDS encoding TFIID and SAGA subunit, protein MAEADSSIDTSPSDAQPSSALPNGSNTGLHPTSPTTPRLNTQQVLEYLRQRGFKRAEQALLEDTGKTQNLDELVKQNLPEESTAPVKIDPEQAGKDAAVIAALRSRGRDEAVVLDPAERAEAFRQLESWVDGSLDIYRHEFRPLLFPVYCHFYLDLVSDGYKTLAIQFAKQHSPSLASQHQTTIHHLSTLLLPAHVKSDELATRFRTEKYVVRMTRSGFGLLLGWLTEGVGGEAPGAGEGFGGDRSRRARMAVMHVINAHLQFDLTTAAATSVSPLTLEESTGLISSLIPTPPNADGAASRTSAFHMAQNPLKLGPAPLSQPLQEETERILSEEGVQQRPVTSVPGLVSPAQGDLLPQPPTFRMADVKREVEKVRDARKRIRLDPNVLGPDSGEAVGIGGVERFSAAQRSGALPSVCAFTVHDAMDGMTCAGFSQDSTLMSVGFSESYIRLWNLKGEKLRGMRSDFQVTGVKDASSLKRLREKQGTSTRKLIAHSGPVYTTAFDIASPTPRFLLSCSADTTTRLWSLDTLTNVSVYRGHQAPVWDVQWAGVSGGWFATGSRDRTARLWSTERTSPLRVYAGHLSDVDCVRFHPNGLYLATGSTDWTCRLWDVQKGSCVRVFIGHQGAVTSMAMSPDGRYLASAAEDLSINLWDLSSGKRIKKMTGHTGAIHSLTFSAESNVLVSGGGDWTVRVWDVRHAGGLGAGADIGVGGKDDSKEEVVKSADLLVTYATKRTPAMHVQFTPRNLCLMAGPYVPESL, encoded by the exons ATGGCTGAAGCAGATAGTTCGATAGATACATCTCCATCCGATGCCCAGCCATCCTCCGCGTTACCGAATGGAAGCAACACAGGCCTACATCCTACTAGCCCGACGACGCCTCGCCTGAATACCCAGCAAGTGCTTGAATACCTCCGCCAGCGTGGATTCAAACGAGCGGAGCAAGCGTTGTTGGAAGATACTGGAAAGACACAGAACTTAGATGAGCTCGTGAAACAGAACCTCCCAGAAGAGAGTACTGCGCCTGTTAAAATTGATCCCGAACAAGCCGGAAAGGATGCGGCAGTCATTGCAGCCCTCCGTTCGCGAGGACGGGATGAAGCTGTTGTCTTGGATCCTGCAGAGCGTGCAGAGGCCTTTAGACAACTGGAGTCTTGGGTAGATGGATCATTGGATATTTATAGG CATGAATTCCGACCTCTACTCTTCCCTGTGTATTGTCATTTCTATTTAGACCTGGTCTCAGATGGATATAAAACCCTTG CTATTCAATTCGCAAAACAGCACTCTCCCTCTCTCGCATCGCAACACCAAACAACCATTCACCATTTGTCTACACTCCTTTTACCAGCACATGTCAAATCTGATGAGCTCGCTACTCGTTTTCGAACTGAAAAATATGTTGTACGGATGACGCGGTCGGGTTTCGGACTTTTGCTGGGATGGTTGACTGAGGGAGTGGGCGGAGAGGCACCAGGCGCGGGCGAGGGATTCGGAGGAGATAGGAGTAGGAGGGCACGTATGGCAGTAATGCACGTTATCAACGCGCATCTACAGTTTGATT TAACCACTGCCGCTGCAACGTCTGTCTCTCCCCTCACCCTTGAAGAATCTACTGGATTAATCTCTTCACTGATTCCTACCCCTCCAAATGCCGATGGAGCTGCATCCCGGACCTCAGCCTTTCATATGGCACAAAACCCACTTAAACTCGGCCCTGCGCCACTTTCTCAACCTCTTCAAGAGGAAACTGAGCGTATTCTTAGTGAAGAAGGGGTTCAACAGCGCCCTGTAACTAGTGTCCCTGGTCTTGTTTCTCCGGCCCAAGGAGATTTATTACCACAACCCCCAACATTCCGAATGGCAGACGTGAAGCGCGAGGTAGAAAAAGTCAGAGACGCGAGAAAGAGGATACGATTAGATCCAAATGTGCTTGGACCTGATTCTGGTGAAGCTGTGGGGATTGGCGGAGTTGAGAGGTTTTCGGCTGCGCAACGAAGCGGTGCTTTGCCAAGTGTGTGTGCATTTACGGTACACGATGCAATGGATGG AATGACTTGTGCTGGTTTCTCGCAAGATTCAACGCTTATGTCCGTCGGATTTTCAGAAAGCTATATCAGGTTATGGAATCTCAAAGGGGAGAAGCTGAGAGGAATGAGAAGTGACTTTCAGGTCACAGGCGTGAAAGATG CGTCTTCTCTTAAGCGTCTCCGGGAAAAGCAGGGTACATCCACTCGCAAACTCATCGCTCATTCTGGTCCAGTCTACACCACAGCCTTCGATATTGCTTCTCCTACACCGCGCTTCCTTCTGTCCTGCTCTGCCGACACAACAACGCGCCTCTGGTCACTTGACACACTCACGAATGTGTCGGTGTATCGCGGACACCAAGCGCCTGTGTGGGATGTTCAATGGGCTGGAGTTTCGGGAGGATGGTTTGCAACTGGCTCGAGAGACAGGACAGCTAGGTTATGGAGTACCGAGAGGACCTCACCGTTAAGGGTCTATGCAGGTCACCTAAGCGATGTTGAT TGTGTGCGTTTCCACCCCAATGGCCTTTATCTTGCTACAGGTTCCACTGATTGGACATGTCGGCTCTGGGATGTGCAAAAGGGTTCATGCGTGAGGGTTTTCATAGGACACCAGGGAGCTGTTACAAGCATGGCAATGAGCCCAGATGGTCGATACCTCGCGAGTGCAG CCGAGGACCTATCGATTAACCTCTGGGATCTTTCTTCTGGTAAACGAATCAAAAAGATGACAGGGCATACGGGAGCAATACACTCGCTCACGTTCAGTGCCGAGTCGAATGTGCTGGTATCTGGAGGTGGCGATTGGACTGTACGAGTTTGGGATGTCCGACACGCTGGTGGCTTGGGTGCAGGCGCCGATATTGGGGTGGGTGGCAAAGATGATTCAAAGGAGGAGGTTGTGAAGAG TGCAGATCTATTGGTCACATACGCAACAAAGCGGACGCCTGCTATGCACGTCCAGTTTACTCCTCGAAATCTTTGTTTGATGGCTGGCCCCTATGTTCCCGAGTCTTTATGA
- a CDS encoding Nucleosome assembly protein (NAP), with protein sequence MGSLSVRKGYEGPSCRRKLDAALPVLLKAVQLDNAGSLEAVGAYREVVGLFDDAIEILRNKHQDPNAKRVSIEAGLQDMYSMERSAAYSASSALSWESASQPSHPFASTYSTPPTRSATLRSSNESLASSSRRGPSPYSPPRMQTPQTPGGSSASSTRPPSSRRALTAALELAQEAVRIDSAGEEPLAAIAAYGKSVTLLKEVMDRVMRGEGAERRRAGVRRRSDAAREDEVRRLKSIHDTYADRMQILSLIYQMDSGQQASISPDHHEDSPDYEHSTGFHTEPYSISNEHEYDDVQTPAETIGSAFVSYDRASGLDYAAHHATRAEHILSFSPSPSPSPSPSPDDYDHATPTEYQPTPISPTSTITPQRERGSHIPPMRPIPNGPLPLPSVQPLYSLPQPPSQPQAQWSNGAPAPARVNRSQSTSAGSGSRTDSHSPHRRSYAVPPSAPAHVQTQPSRMRTGSAAGHKRSGSGNERLGLGPLAEERERDREASSGTESEPWTVVPTDLHSHQQPVAEGYRSTSEAYRSRVMSLGRDAGTSIAREMRELPPHPSGSPVTPRLPISNVDVLRSGAGVDVIQRPRGDTSSSTSSRGSDGPSSAGTVSTVPTSFSASVEKSSVIMPGPNSSAMENGMLVNTSTSQGSIAQRRRSAQPSISHSSALQQALQQQQPQLPALPQTPTSSQQTPIVSVPPPSVIPSAPTTRLTADALPAGAATRLGIAPGRLRASSQPGRRPDMPTTNVGSSLASGPRKSSTSHSRVIFGRGMASPVPWGVALGAAGIPLVPAQSTGGSPSLVVHIVGASVPLSTKPAPPPDSQHRRPFYLMGCLLVSLTRQSGGYLTPKLHVPHEVWSQGGAKLVNVPDKLRVLESLVDHLIGLRECSEGFFSGRRGGEEFLKRLEEWTKHCDSLNGEYSKKLGVGEGVIKKRGGMTDKIMRGFDRITNGKSVDSPANYAELLKRLFTAAELFDKHILALQDRHHPRYLPVSSSVRNQIEMRLHAASEFFATVVLTFVVRDLGLLMDKFVKKTERCFRLHYFCGTGHSVTANTPTKMEKARQILKDVFQFPSFRLAQEQAIERLVVHNKSALVLFPTAGGKSLCYQVPALCFDRGITLVISPLISLMRDQVDALVRRRVKAASWDSTLTAEQAKVVKDGVLSGDLKLLYVAPEKLNNENFIQLMSQVNINLLAVDESHCISQWGASFRPEYLKIARFVEEFNISRVLCLTATATNQVAEDICNSFHIDTKAGIFKVPVYRPNLAFRVKTATDLDDKINQLVPMLQNRDGPVVIYVTLQSHTTECQSRLRARGIESEVYHAGLPSETRTNVQSWFMASADGIVVCTIAFGMGIDKADLRQVIHLYMPKTLENYSQEVGRAGRDGKPSMGCAENFARGDTISPNNILLWLTAGVFGIPLAPDGALEANHYQQSRVYDIRPTVLLNLYAQLELKFGLLRAITPCYQIYDYTIRDEKSWANLDKSSKEAKTVLQYVQPRSSGYHIDVSLAAEHSGVPRADLTRVIQNWELSKAIEVKASQVRHRYRVLKELPSGNPALLSAIANQLYDGQLIAENEAMEKIQGVLRFATGDECLAHSLAVYFGDEKAVPYGSCGACTQCLTGEGVEFNPNYIARVDPIALRNILDTCLDRDDPRMIARFAIGITSPRLTASKLTSHTLFGSMVGYTPAPDGSYDYLRQRHTSRAQGSKTTTTKATSTRGRSLSGNHSRKPYKPYDNDPSFYRGSHRGARQATFLRGHVNLIFSGAPFDFLLLVFFCACIYFGSCHPSIFNYVHVGPTATLNVKKFGSGRHPTGIPSYFSSTSSLFNNMAVKRGVGSDNPKEEKPWVLEVRELEPEEEKLMKELERKLAALKILKPLYESRRKTFASQKNFWGIALGQHSEIGQHLLDSKDAEAMTYLRDVWVERDPNEHRAFTIEFHFDENPFFSNNVLKKYYKYSAPPEVSPEDSTPDANGVTNVMIDFNWERDIDISGTEIEWKDPANALTKLRPRPDMEEIEKRLKDDEPISIDTEKDDEFDIGQTIAEEVFADAIGYFTGTHENARNNLEDSNWEDDDDE encoded by the exons ATGGGCAGCCTGAGCGTACGCAAGGGCTACGAAGGGCCGTCGTGTCGCCGTAAATTGGATGCAGCGCTTCCAGTCTTGTTGAAAGCGGTCCAGCTGGATAACGCCGGGTCACTGGAGGCGGTAGGAGCGTACAGAGAGGTTGTAGGGCTATTCGATGATGCAATCGAGATACTCAggaataagcaccaagatccgAATGCAAAGAGAGTCTCAATCGAAGCCGGCTTGCAGGATATG TACTCTATGGAGCGGAGCGCGGCGTACAGTGCATCGAGCGCGCTAAGCTGGGAGAGTGCTAGCCAACCGTCCCACCCATTCGCTTCGACATACTCGACACCACCCACGCGGTCGGCCACGCTGC GCTCATCCAACGAGTCGCTGGCGTCTTCTTCTCGACGGGGCCCTTCTCCATACTCACCGCCGAGGATGCAGACGCCTCAGACGCCTGGGGGGTCGTCGGCGTCGTCGACTCGACCGCCCTCGTCGCGGCGGGCGTTGACAGCGGCCCTTGAGCTGGCCCAGGAGGCTGTGCGCATCGACAGTGCTGGAGAAGAACCCCTTGCGGCGATTGCGGCGTACGGAAAGAGCGTTACACTTCTCAAAGAGGTAATGGATCGTGTTATGCGAGGAGAAGGTGCCGAGAGACGACGGGCGGGTGTTAGGCGCCGAAGCGATGCCGCCAGAGAGGACGAAGTCCGCAGGCTCAAGTCGATT CACGACACGTACGCAGACCGCATGCAGATCCTTTCACTCATATACCAGATGGACTCAGGCCAACAGGCATCCATATCCCCCGATCACCACGAGGATTCCCCAGACTACGAGCACAGCACTGGATTCCATACGGAGCCATACTCTATTAGCAACGAGCACGAATATGACGATGTTCAGACCCCTGCCGAGACAATTGGATCTGCCTTTGTCTCGTATGACCGCGCTTCCGGACTCGACTATGCTGCCCACCATGCAACCCGTGCCGAGCATATTCTATCCTTTagtcccagtcccagtcccagtcccagcCCTAGTCCGGATGACTATGATCATGCAACTCCCACAGAGTACCAGCCAACGCCCATCTCCCCCACATCTACTATCACGCCCCAACGAGAACGCGGCTCTCATATCCCTCCTATGCGCCCTATACCAAATGGACCACTCCCCCTGCCGAGTGTACAGCCGCTATATTCCCTTCCGCAACCCCCATCTCAACCTCAGGCTCAATGGTCAAACGGAGCACCTGCTCCTGCCCGGGTAAACCGCTCTCAATCCACCTCGGCTGGTTCTGGCTCTCGAACCGATTCCCATTCGCCTCACCGTCGATCTTATGCAGTACCTCCATCCGCACCCGCACATGTACAAACTCAGCCGAGTCGCATGCGTACTGGCTCCGCAGCCGGGCACAAGCGTTCCGGTTCCGGCAATGAGCGCCTTGGCCTTGGTCCTTTGGCCGAAGAACGCGAGCGGGATCGAGAAGCCTCTAGTGGTACGGAGAGTGAACCATGGACCGTTGTCCCCACGGATTTACACTCCCATCAACAACCTGTTGCCGAGGGATATCGATCCACGAGCGAGGCGTACCGTTCGAGAGTGATGAGTCTAGGGAGGGATGCAGGGACGAGCATTGCACGAGAGATGAGGGAATTACCACCCCATCCATCGGGGTCTCCTGTTACACCCCGTCTGCCCATCTCGAATGTGGACGTTCTTCGCTCTGGTGCGGGCGTAGACGTTATTCAACGACCCCGTGGAGACACAAGCAGTTCAACTTCATCAAGGGGATCTGACGGCCCTTCGAGCGCTGGGACAGTATCAACCGTTCCAACCAGCTTTTCGGCATCAGTCGAAAAGTCCAGTGTAATCATGCCTGGACCGAATAGCTCCGCAATGGAAAATGGCATGCTTGTGAATACATCAACATCTCAAGGTAGCATTGCACAGCGACGCAGGTCGGCTCAGCCGTCAATTAGTCATAGTTCCGCACTTCAGCAAGCTttgcagcagcaacagcctCAATTACCAGCCCTCCCTCAAACGCCAACGAGCTCTCAACAAACGCCAATTGTGTCAGTCCCCCCGCCCTCCGTTATCCCTTCTGCACCTACCACACGTCTAACTGCCGATGCCCTCCCGGCTGGGGCTGCGACCCGTCTCGGGATTGCACCTGGCCGATTGCGCGCCTCGAGCCAACCTGGTCGGCGACCGGACATGCCGACTACCAATGTGGGTTCGAGCCTAGCTTCGGGTCCGCGCAAGAGTAGTACATCCCATTCGCGTGTGATATTTGGTAGAGGGATGGCATCGCCTGTTCCTTGGGGCGTGGCGCTCGGTGCTGCGGGCATACCTCTAGTTCCCGCGCAAAGCACAGGGGGCTCTCCCAGTCTTGTTGTGCATATTGTCGGGGCCAGCGTACCCCTGAGCACTAAGCCTGCTCCACCTCCAGATTCTCAACACCGAAGGCCGTTTTATCTCATGGGTTGTTTGCTGGTCTCTCTTACCCGCCAATCAGGCGGGTACTTGACTCCCAAATTGCATGTGCCACACGAAGTGTGGTCTCAAGGCGGCGCCAAATTGGTCAATGTGCCTGACAAGCTGCGCGTGCTCGAGTCATTGGTAGACCACCTTATTGGACTACGAGAATGCAGTGAAGGGTTCTTCTCGGGCCGCCGTGGGGGCGAAGAATTTTTGAAGCGGTTGGAGGAGTGGACCAAGCACTGCGATTCCTTGAATGGGGAGTATAGCAAGAAGCTCGGTGTTGGGGAGGGAGTAATTAAGAAGCGTGGAGGGATGACGGACAAGATCATGCGTGGATTCGACCGGATTACAAACGGCAAGAGTGTGGACTCGCCAGCAAACTACGCTGAATTACTAAAGAGGTTATTTACGGCCGCTGAATTGTTTG ATAAACACATTCTGGCGCTACAAGACCGGCATCATCCGAGATATCTTCCTGTCTCAAGCAGTGTGCGGAATCAGATTGAAATGCGCTTGCATGCTGCTAGCGAGTTCTTCGCCACGGTTGTTCTCACATTTGTTGTGCGAGACCTGGGGCTTTTGATGGACAAGTTTGTCAAGAAGACAGAGCGATG TTTTCGACTACATTACTTTTGTGGCACTGGTCACTCCGTAACGGCCAACACACCAACGAAGATGGAGAAAGCGCGCCAGATTCTCAAAGACGTTTTTCAGTTTCCTTCATTTAGGCTGGCTCAAGAGCAG GCCATCGAGCGTCTTGTTGTACACAACAAGAGTGCGCTAGTTTTGTTTCCTACCGCCGGTGGCAAGAG TTTGTGCTACCAAGTACCAGCATTGTGCTTTGACCGCGGTATTACACTGGTCATTAGCCCGCTCATTTCACTTATGCGAGACCAGGTGGACGCCTTGGTTCGTCGAAGGGTCAAGGCAGCTAGCTGGGACAG TACTTTAACCGCAGAGCAGGCTAAAGTTGTCAAAGACGGTGTTCTTAGTGGTGACTTGAAGTTGCTTTATGTTGCTCCCGAAAA ACTGAACAACGAGAATTTTATACAACTCATGAGTCAAGTCAA TATCAACCTCCTCGCAGTTGATGAATCACATTGTATCTCCCAA TGGGGCGCCTCTTTCCGTCCCGAGTATCTCAAAATTGCCCGTTTCGTAGAAGAGTTCAACATCTCCCGTGTACTATGTTTAACAGCCACGGCGACCAATCAAGTTGCGGAAGATATTTGCAACTCGTTCCATATTGATACCAAGGCAGGAATATTCAAGGTCCCTGTATATCGTCCTAATTTGGCTTTCCGAGTCAAA ACTGCTACAGACTTGGACGATAAAATTAACCAGCTTGTTCCAATGTTGCAAAATAGGGATGGGCCAGTTGTAATCTATGT AACGTTGCAGTCGCATACCACAGAATGCCAATCCAGGCTTCGGGCTCGGGGTATAGAATCCGAGGTTTATCACGCTGGGTTGCCCAGTGAGACACGTACGAATGTCCAGAGTTGGTTCATGGCTTCCGCGGATGGCATCGTAGTGTGTACAATTGCATTTGGCATGGGAATCGACAAAGCAGATTTGAGACAG GTTATTCATCTTTACATGCCGAAGACGCTGGAGAATTACAG CCAGGAAGTTGGGCGTGCTGGACGAGATGGGAAGCCATCA ATGGGATGTGCAGAGAATTTTGCGCGTGGGGACACAATCAGTCCGAACAATATTCTTCTTTGGTTGACCGCTGGAGTATTTGGCATTCCCCTAGCACCCGATGGTGCACTCGAGGCAAACCACTATCAACAGAGCAGAGT TTATGATATCCGG CCTACCGTTTTGCTAAACCTCTATGCTCAATTGGAACTTAAATTTGGACTTCTGAGGGCAATCACTCCGTGTTATCAAATATACGATTACACAATTCGTGACGAAAAATCATGGGCAAATCTAGACAAGAGCTCAAAAGAAGCCAAAACAGTGCTCCAATATGTTCAACCTCGGTCCTCAGGGTATCAT ATTGATGTATCACTGGCTGCTGAACACTCGGGAGTTCCTCGTGCAGACCTAACGCGAGTTATTCAAAATTGGGAGCTTTCTAAGGCAATCGAAGTCAAGGCCTCCCAGGTCAGACAT CGTTATCGGGTTCTGAAGGAACTCCCGTCTGGAAACCCTGCGTTGCTATCTGCTATTGCGAATCAATTGTATGATGGGCAATTGATTGCTGAAAACGAG GCAATGGAGAAAATCCAAGGGGTTCTGAGGTTCGCAACGGGAGATGAAT GTCTCGCCCACTCCCTTGCGGTGTACTTTGGAGATGAGAAAGCCGTGCCATATGGGAGCTGTGGAGCATGTACGCAATGCCTGACTGGAGAAGGCGTTGAATTCAACCCGAACTATATCGCTAGGGTGGACCCAATAGCATTGAGAAACATCCTTGATACATGCTTAGACCGTGATGATCCTCGTATGATCGCTCGCTTCGCTATTGGAATAACCTCTCCACGGCTCACTGCATCCAAGTTGACATCTCACACACTCTTTGGAAGCATGGTCG GCTACACCCCTGCTCCCGATGGTAGCTACGACTACCTAAGGCAAAGGCACACTTCAAGGGCACAGGGAAGCAAGACAACCACAACAAAGGCGACCTCGACAAGAGGAAGATCATTGTCTGGGAACCATTCAAGGAAGCCCTATAAACCATACGACAATGACCCTTCGTTCTACCGTGGAAGCCACAGAGGCGCCCGCCA GGCAACATTCTTACGGGGTCACGTGAACCTTATCTTCTCTGGTGCTCCTTTCGATTTTTTATTGTTGGTCTTCTTCTGCGCGTGTATCTATTTCGGGTCTTGCCATCCCTCGATATTTAACTATGT TCACGTGGGTCCAACTGCGACCTTAAACGTCAAAAAATTTGGATCCGGGCGCCACCCAACTGGGATACCATCGTATTTCTCCTCTACATCTTCTCTATTCAATAATATGGCCGTGAAGCGAGGCGTTGGATCTGATAATCCCAAAGAGGAGAAGCCTTGGGTACTTGAAGTTCGCGAGCTCGAGCCCGAGGAGGAGAAGCTCATGAAAGAACTGGAAAGAA AGCTTGCCGCTCTCAAGATTTTGAAACCCCTCTATGAGTCTCGTCGCAAGACTTTTGCTTCTCAAAAAAACTTCTGGGGAATTGCACTTGGCCAACACTCAGAGATTGGCCAGCACTTGTTGGACTCAAAGGATGCTGAAGCTATGACCTATCTTCGTGATGTGTGGGTCGAACGTGACCCTAATGAACACCGTGCCTTCACCATTGAATTT CATTTCGACGAGAATCCGTTTTTCAGCAACAATGTCCTAAAGAAATATTACAAGTACTCTGCTCCACCTGAGGTTTCTCCCGAAGATTCTACCCCCGATGCAAATGGTGTGACTAATGTCATGATCGACTTCAACTGGGAACGCGACATTGATATTTCG GGTACTGAGATCGAGTGGAAGGATCCCGCTAATGCATTGACGAAGTTGCGTCCCCGTCCTGATATGGAGGAAATTGAAAAGCGCCTCAAGGATGATGAACCTATCAGTATCGACACG GAGAAAGATGACGAGTTTGAT ATTGGCCAAACCATTGCTGAGGAGGTCTTCGCAGATGCCATCGGGTACTTCACAGGCACTCATGAGAAC GCTCGCAACAACCTGGAGGACAGCAACTGggaggatgatgatgacgaatAA